In Ostrinia nubilalis chromosome 26, ilOstNubi1.1, whole genome shotgun sequence, one genomic interval encodes:
- the LOC135084394 gene encoding uncharacterized protein LOC135084394 produces the protein MVNDLPEVVNTACCSLFADDLKLYMPIKCIEDTKALQRDIDAVTEWGVQNKLLFNTSKCKVVTFSRSKTPIWAAYTLLSGPLERVTEIRDLGLNLDSRLEFRQHIKAICSSAHKILGFVMRIAYQFNDNRVPVLLYNAYVRSQLEFGAIVWDSPEKKYVLMVEKIQKKFSRFMYKRQYGYYPLLYPSRFIAGMVGMDTLELRRKLLLVKHYTLIMRGKIDSPAALSRIGISVPKLCVDTDRGLVAPRRRPRLFNVPVTRTRSAQNCPTIRALTSLNALLAKKPHIDVFVDSMVQYILEVYNFLSHSI, from the coding sequence ATGGTAAATGATCTTCCGGAAGTCGTCAACACGGCTTGCTGCTCTCTGTTCGCGGACGATCTCAAATTGTATATGCCAATAAAGTGTATTGAGGACACTAAAGCACTTCAAAGGGACATCGATGCCGTAACGGAATGGGGTGTTCAGAACAAATTACTTTTCAACACCTCAAAATGTAAAGTGGTTACATTCTCTAGATCTAAAACACCAATTTGGGCAGCATACACTTTGTTAAGTGGTCCTCTAGAGCGTGTAACTGAAATAAGAGACCTTGGACTAAACCTTGATTCTAGGCTCGAGTTCCGTCAGCATATCAAAGCCATCTGCAGTAGTGCACATAAAATACTAGGTTTTGTGATGAGAATAGCGTATCAATTTAATGATAACAGAGTCCCAGTTCTCCTCTACAATGCCTACGTGCGGAGTCAATTAGAATTCGGAGCAATTGTATGGGATAGTCCCGAAAAGAAGTACGTTCTCATGGTTGAgaaaattcaaaagaaattttctaGGTTTATGTACAAGCGCCAGTACGGCTACTACCCCCTATTATATCCGTCTCGTTTCATAGCTGGTATGGTAGGCATGGACACATTAGAGCTGCGAAGGAAACTTCTACTCGTGAAACATTATACCCTGATTATGCGAGGAAAAATTGATAGCCCGGCTGCTCTTAGCAGGATAGGTATATCGGTCCCAAAGCTGTGTGTGGACACTGACAGAGGCCTGGTGGCTCCGCGGAGACGCCCTAGGCTATTCAACGTGCCCGTGACGCGCACCCGCAGTGCACAAAACTGCCCTACAATTAGAGCACTGACGTCATTAAATGCGCTTCTCGCGAAAAAACCCCATATTGACGTGTTTGTTGACAGTATGGTTCAGTATATTTTGGAGGTATACAATTTTCTGTCGCATAGTATTTAA